The bacterium nucleotide sequence CCAGGTGGATGTGCTCGTGCAGGTCCGCCTCCAGGGCCTGCAGGCCGTCGTGCAGCGCGCAGTACGTCTGGCAGGCGTCCGCCGGCAGGCGGTAGTTGGCGGTGATCCGGCGCATCGCGGCCAGCGCC carries:
- a CDS encoding iron-sulfur cluster repair di-iron protein → ALAAMRRITANYRLPADACQTYCALHDGLQALEADLHEHIHLENNLLFPRSEALEEDMNTRPA